Proteins encoded by one window of Winogradskyella sp. PG-2:
- a CDS encoding DUF4268 domain-containing protein: protein MFSKEEGRALRQEFWTSFGKSFPRKWILYDTKIKGVAFKFHFDTKSALIALDLEDDLDNRINCWEKLVALKNIFLNDYIPKAIFEEEYYLKNGKEISRIFLPLEQKVSIHNKNTWQAVMEFFNINMSLFETFFEEYKELIRN, encoded by the coding sequence ATGTTCTCTAAAGAGGAAGGTCGTGCGCTACGACAAGAATTCTGGACTAGTTTTGGTAAATCCTTCCCAAGGAAATGGATTCTGTACGATACAAAAATTAAAGGAGTGGCTTTTAAATTTCATTTCGACACCAAATCGGCTTTAATCGCTCTAGACTTAGAAGACGATTTAGACAATCGTATTAACTGCTGGGAAAAACTAGTAGCGCTAAAAAACATTTTTTTAAATGACTATATACCAAAAGCAATTTTTGAAGAAGAATACTATTTAAAAAACGGTAAAGAGATTTCTCGTATTTTTTTACCACTAGAACAAAAAGTCTCTATCCATAACAAAAATACTTGGCAAGCTGTTATGGAATTCTTTAATATTAATATGAGTTTATTTGAAACTTTCTTTGAAGAATATAAGGAACTTATAAGAAATTAG
- a CDS encoding methyltransferase domain-containing protein — protein sequence MTKSTKQWYASWFDTPYYHILYKDRDYSEAQGFMDNLTNYLNIPEGGKILDLACGKGRHSVYLNKLGYNLTGVDLSEQSIAYAKQFENETLKFDVHDMSKTYPDTFDAVFNLFTSFGYFEDENCNLKTIASIKAELNEFGFGVIDFMNVNYIIENLVEENVKTVEGIDFYLKRSVNDGYIIKDISFKADGEPYEFQERVKAFTLEDFKVLFEKAGVYLLDVFGDYKLHPYHSKTSERLIMIFK from the coding sequence ATGACTAAATCAACAAAACAATGGTACGCATCTTGGTTTGACACACCTTACTACCATATTTTATATAAAGATAGAGACTACTCAGAAGCCCAAGGCTTTATGGATAATCTCACAAATTACCTTAACATTCCAGAAGGTGGTAAGATCTTAGATTTAGCTTGTGGTAAAGGAAGGCACTCCGTGTATTTAAACAAACTTGGATACAATCTTACTGGAGTAGACTTATCAGAACAAAGTATTGCATATGCAAAACAATTTGAAAACGAAACACTAAAGTTCGATGTACATGATATGAGTAAAACCTATCCTGATACATTTGACGCTGTTTTTAATCTCTTTACAAGTTTTGGATATTTTGAAGATGAAAACTGTAACCTTAAAACCATAGCATCTATTAAAGCAGAGCTAAACGAATTTGGTTTTGGTGTTATTGACTTTATGAATGTGAATTACATCATTGAAAATCTAGTTGAAGAAAACGTAAAAACAGTAGAAGGTATTGATTTTTATCTAAAACGAAGTGTAAATGATGGTTATATAATTAAAGACATTAGTTTTAAAGCTGATGGTGAGCCCTACGAGTTTCAAGAACGCGTTAAGGCTTTTACTTTAGAGGATTTTAAAGTCCTTTTTGAAAAAGCAGGAGTCTATTTGTTAGATGTTTTTGGAGATTATAAACTACATCCATATCACTCTAAAACATCCGAACGCTTAATTATGATTTTTAAGTAA
- a CDS encoding LytR/AlgR family response regulator transcription factor has protein sequence MKPNNLITCLIIDDELSSQRVLQHFIAETDVLDLKATCNNTAEAFKYLQLNGDINLLFLDINMPQQSGLDFYKGLQKPPKVIFTTAYPQYAVDGFEVNATDYLLKPISYERFLAAIKKVLNTNSNQSGSEDDFIIIKENKALHRIVFKDIQYVEAYGDYVKVHTEIKTITTHSTFSKFIESLPSNFLRTHKSFSINLNKMNHLSGNQITIDSHTIPIGKTYKKTVLKALNL, from the coding sequence ATGAAGCCTAATAATTTAATAACATGTTTAATAATTGACGATGAACTTTCTTCGCAACGTGTGCTTCAACATTTTATAGCAGAAACGGATGTCTTAGATTTAAAAGCAACTTGCAACAATACAGCAGAAGCCTTTAAATATTTACAACTCAATGGTGATATAAATTTGCTGTTTTTAGATATAAATATGCCTCAACAATCTGGTTTAGACTTTTATAAAGGACTTCAGAAACCGCCAAAAGTTATTTTTACTACAGCTTATCCGCAATATGCGGTTGATGGATTCGAGGTTAACGCTACAGATTATTTACTAAAACCTATTTCATATGAACGCTTTTTAGCGGCTATAAAGAAGGTTTTAAATACTAATAGTAACCAATCTGGTAGCGAAGATGATTTTATTATTATAAAAGAAAACAAGGCTTTACACAGAATAGTTTTTAAGGATATTCAATATGTCGAAGCCTATGGAGATTATGTAAAAGTACATACCGAAATTAAAACAATTACAACTCATAGTACATTTTCTAAATTCATAGAAAGCCTACCTAGTAACTTTCTTAGAACTCATAAATCTTTTAGTATTAATCTTAACAAAATGAATCACCTTTCTGGCAATCAAATCACAATCGATTCTCATACAATTCCTATTGGTAAAACCTATAAAAAAACAGTTCTAAAAGCCTTAAATTTGTAA
- a CDS encoding ZIP family metal transporter: MNKYLLPIIAIIIGVGIAFFTKKDKSISTKLLLSFSGAFLLALTLFDLLPEVYHHIDDAKQTGLFIMCGILLQVILEFLSKGAEHGHVHIHKEDTAFPWLLFISLCIHSFLEGFPIHEHNDMVYGVLIHKIPIAALIGAFLLESSYTRLQIVGFLIIFGAMTPLGTFISNTMPFVAEYVDAINAVVIGIFLHISTTILFETGEGHKFNLSKLLAICLGILIAYFI, from the coding sequence ATGAATAAATACCTACTTCCTATTATAGCCATAATCATTGGCGTTGGCATAGCTTTTTTTACTAAAAAAGATAAATCTATTAGTACTAAATTATTATTGTCTTTTAGTGGTGCATTTTTATTAGCACTAACACTGTTCGATTTGTTGCCAGAAGTTTATCACCATATCGATGATGCCAAACAGACCGGGCTTTTTATAATGTGTGGTATATTATTGCAAGTTATTTTGGAGTTTTTATCTAAAGGTGCAGAACATGGTCACGTACATATTCATAAAGAAGACACAGCATTTCCGTGGTTACTATTTATAAGTTTATGTATTCATAGTTTCTTAGAAGGCTTTCCAATTCACGAGCATAACGATATGGTCTATGGTGTATTGATTCATAAAATACCAATTGCAGCTTTGATAGGTGCATTTTTATTAGAGTCTAGTTACACGAGACTACAAATTGTAGGTTTCTTAATCATATTTGGTGCAATGACACCATTAGGCACATTTATTTCTAACACAATGCCTTTTGTTGCAGAATATGTAGATGCTATAAATGCAGTTGTGATAGGTATCTTTTTACATATCTCAACAACGATTCTTTTTGAAACTGGAGAAGGTCATAAATTTAACTTATCGAAGCTCCTTGCAATATGCTTGGGTATTCTAATTGCATATTTCATCTAA
- a CDS encoding sensor histidine kinase, with amino-acid sequence MQSLNLNSLIKKTNYHRPLIFNGVLWVLAFTILLFVFSKGKAPIKVDYIYTSVFIILLAIPVSINFYIYIPKLLKQEKYGLYIVSFVINLLIFALLGAMFLNHILDTLFPSYFFISYLSKPNIILVFIIFLIATTLLKLAEDWFYFNTNENKILRLKNQQIETQLSTLRAQINPHFLFNSLNVIYALALEKKEGVTNAIVQLSDILRYVIYDSDTERVSIKDEISLLKNYIAFHNHRVEIPNTTHFEINIVEEHFKIYPMLLLPLLENSYKHGVVAGQTKTPIKIMLYQNGNQFKFNISNANLNTKNQLEEKYSGVGIENLKNNLNLVYPNQHQFEVNETKDTFEVTLIINEA; translated from the coding sequence ATGCAAAGCCTTAATTTAAATTCACTTATAAAAAAAACAAATTACCACAGACCACTTATTTTTAATGGTGTTCTGTGGGTTTTGGCATTTACAATTTTACTCTTTGTTTTCTCAAAAGGAAAAGCACCAATTAAAGTAGACTATATTTATACTTCCGTATTTATCATACTGTTGGCTATTCCTGTTAGTATTAATTTCTATATCTATATTCCCAAATTATTAAAACAAGAGAAATACGGTTTATACATTGTTAGTTTTGTTATCAACCTATTGATTTTTGCCTTGTTAGGTGCAATGTTTTTAAACCATATATTAGACACGCTATTCCCTAGTTACTTTTTTATTTCCTATCTCTCAAAACCAAATATTATATTAGTTTTTATTATTTTTTTAATTGCGACGACTTTATTAAAATTAGCAGAAGATTGGTTTTACTTTAACACTAATGAGAACAAAATATTACGTCTCAAAAATCAGCAAATAGAAACACAATTATCCACATTGAGAGCGCAAATAAATCCACATTTTTTATTTAATTCATTAAACGTTATTTATGCTTTAGCACTAGAGAAGAAAGAAGGTGTAACAAACGCCATTGTACAACTTTCTGATATTTTGAGGTATGTCATTTACGATTCGGATACAGAACGTGTTTCTATAAAAGATGAAATTAGTTTACTTAAAAATTATATTGCATTCCATAATCATCGGGTAGAAATACCAAACACAACCCATTTTGAAATTAACATAGTAGAAGAGCACTTTAAGATATATCCTATGTTATTATTACCACTGTTAGAAAATAGTTACAAACATGGAGTCGTTGCTGGCCAAACTAAAACACCTATTAAAATAATGCTCTATCAAAATGGTAATCAGTTTAAGTTTAATATAAGCAATGCTAATTTAAATACTAAAAATCAACTTGAAGAAAAATATTCTGGTGTTGGTATAGAAAATCTCAAAAACAATCTGAACTTAGTATATCCAAATCAACATCAGTTTGAAGTTAATGAAACAAAAGATACTTTTGAAGTAACACTAATAATCAATGAAGCCTAA
- a CDS encoding class I SAM-dependent RNA methyltransferase gives MDNNFKMVAKTLFGFEDILAKELTQLGAMEVTKGVRNVSFVGDKGFMYKANMGIRTAIKILKPIKSFRVVREEDLYKNVKYMKWENYLKPTGSLAVDATVHNSVFTHSQYTALKTKDAIVDRFRENGGTRPDVDLRFPDLKINVHIDRQRCTISIDTSGESLHRRGYKTATNIAPINEVLAAGLIMMSGWDGQMDFMDPMCGSGTMLAEAAMIACNIPPNLMRKEFAFERWNDWDVDLFEKIEESLLKKTRDFHHKILGYDKSPSAVKKAKENIKNAHLDEFIHIQHEDFFKTQKAGTDKLHMVFNPPYGERLENLNVEEFYGNIGTTLKHGYPGTNAWLITSNLEALKFVGLRPSRKIKVFNAKLEARLVKYEMYEGSKKTKKQNKD, from the coding sequence ATGGACAATAATTTCAAAATGGTAGCCAAAACTTTATTTGGCTTCGAAGATATTTTAGCAAAAGAACTTACACAGCTTGGTGCCATGGAGGTCACAAAAGGGGTGCGTAACGTAAGTTTTGTGGGTGATAAAGGTTTTATGTACAAGGCTAATATGGGAATTAGAACTGCCATAAAAATCTTAAAACCCATAAAATCATTTAGAGTAGTTAGGGAAGAAGATCTATACAAGAATGTAAAGTATATGAAGTGGGAAAATTATCTAAAACCCACTGGTTCATTAGCTGTTGATGCTACAGTGCATAACAGCGTGTTTACACATTCACAGTACACGGCTTTAAAGACTAAGGATGCCATAGTGGATCGTTTTAGAGAAAATGGTGGTACGCGACCAGATGTTGATTTGCGTTTTCCGGATTTGAAAATCAATGTGCATATTGATAGACAACGTTGCACTATCTCTATAGATACTTCTGGTGAGTCCTTGCATAGACGTGGTTATAAAACGGCTACGAATATTGCACCAATTAATGAAGTGCTTGCGGCTGGATTAATTATGATGAGTGGTTGGGATGGACAAATGGATTTTATGGACCCAATGTGTGGTAGTGGAACAATGCTAGCAGAAGCTGCTATGATTGCATGTAATATTCCACCAAACTTAATGCGAAAAGAATTTGCTTTTGAACGCTGGAATGATTGGGATGTGGATTTGTTTGAAAAAATTGAAGAATCTTTATTAAAGAAAACACGAGATTTTCATCATAAAATATTAGGCTATGATAAGTCGCCTTCTGCAGTTAAAAAGGCTAAGGAGAATATTAAGAATGCGCATTTAGATGAGTTTATTCATATTCAGCATGAAGACTTTTTTAAGACTCAAAAAGCTGGAACTGATAAACTGCATATGGTCTTTAATCCACCTTATGGTGAGCGTTTAGAAAATTTAAATGTTGAAGAATTCTACGGAAATATAGGAACAACTTTGAAGCATGGTTATCCTGGTACTAATGCTTGGTTAATAACCTCTAATCTAGAAGCTTTAAAATTTGTTGGCTTACGACCTTCTCGAAAAATAAAAGTATTTAATGCAAAGCTTGAAGCACGTTTAGTAAAATACGAAATGTATGAAGGGAGTAAGAAGACTAAGAAGCAGAATAAAGACTAG